From one Methylomonas paludis genomic stretch:
- a CDS encoding ABC transporter permease has product MLDVLLRILALIRKELLAVLKDPRSRLSLFAPPLVQCFIFGYAATYDLNNVPYAVLDRDRSIASQQLLAKFDGSGVFRRSADLQNQRDIRGLIEDHSVLLVIQIEREFERELLAGRPASIQLISDGRNSNTAATASGYVNSIIDSFNSDWRAAHSMTAMPVKVVSRSWFNPNFESRWHMVPGMIASLTMLQTMMLTALSVAREREQGTFDQLLVTPYTATEIMVGKAVPSMLIGLVQASLVLLVAQLWFRIPFAGSYALLYLGLSTFLLAAVGIGLLISAVSATMQQAMLYSFIVLMPFMLLSGLTTPVRNMPDSLQIVTLINPLRHAISLVERVYLEAATLPMLSQYLVPLLMIGIVTLSGAALMFRYRLS; this is encoded by the coding sequence ATGCTGGATGTATTATTACGGATTTTGGCCTTGATCAGAAAAGAATTGCTGGCGGTACTCAAAGACCCGCGCAGTCGACTCAGTCTGTTTGCGCCACCGCTGGTACAGTGTTTTATTTTTGGTTATGCCGCCACTTACGATTTAAACAATGTGCCTTATGCGGTACTGGATCGGGATCGCAGCATCGCCTCCCAGCAATTGCTGGCCAAGTTTGACGGTTCCGGGGTGTTTAGACGTAGCGCCGATTTACAAAATCAGCGCGATATCAGAGGGCTGATAGAAGACCACAGCGTGTTGCTGGTCATCCAAATCGAACGTGAATTTGAACGGGAGTTACTGGCCGGCAGGCCGGCCAGCATCCAGTTGATCAGCGATGGTCGTAACTCCAATACGGCAGCCACCGCCAGCGGTTACGTCAACAGCATTATAGACAGCTTTAATAGTGACTGGCGGGCCGCTCACAGCATGACGGCTATGCCGGTAAAAGTGGTGAGCAGATCCTGGTTTAATCCTAATTTTGAATCACGCTGGCACATGGTACCGGGCATGATCGCGTCACTGACCATGTTGCAAACCATGATGCTCACAGCGCTCTCGGTAGCACGCGAACGTGAACAAGGTACTTTCGACCAGTTGCTGGTTACTCCCTATACGGCTACGGAAATCATGGTGGGCAAAGCTGTACCGTCCATGCTGATAGGCCTGGTGCAGGCTAGTCTGGTGCTGCTGGTGGCTCAGTTGTGGTTCAGGATTCCGTTTGCCGGGTCTTATGCTTTACTGTATTTGGGCTTGAGTACCTTTTTGCTGGCGGCGGTAGGTATCGGTTTGCTGATTTCTGCCGTTTCCGCCACCATGCAGCAAGCCATGCTCTATAGTTTTATTGTGCTGATGCCGTTTATGCTGTTATCCGGGCTGACCACGCCGGTGCGAAATATGCCGGACTCTTTACAAATTGTCACGCTGATCAACCCACTGCGCCATGCCATCAGTCTGGTGGAACGGGTTTATCTGGAGGCCGCAACCCTGCCCATGCTGAGCCAGTACCTGGTGCCATTGCTGATGATAGGCATTGTCACGCTCAGCGGCGCCGCACTGATGTTTCGTTACCGCTTAAGTTAA
- a CDS encoding ABC transporter permease, which produces MQPDQHPVRRRIFALILKESLQMRRDPSSIAIGVLMPVMLVLLFGYGLSLDVKSVPMAIVMEAPSPAATELIAGLELSPYFRPRRVLTMPEALELMNQRQVDAILRLRADFDRQLALGNAEIELLLHGADANYARLVQAYAEGAINQWAQRRFNEGQPSILGPVKIEARLWYNTANNSRYFLVPGLIVQVMTLIGAFLTALVMAREWERGTLEAMFVTPVRVGEIMIGKTVPYFLLGLCGLALCLLSAKYLFDVPVRGSVALLALASMLYLLVSLGIGLLISSAVKNQFIASQIAVLTTFLPAMMLSGFMFDLRSLPVFVRMITYLVPARYFVDLLQTLFLAGDVWAVILPNTAVLIAMAVFFLGFATHITHKQLE; this is translated from the coding sequence ATGCAGCCTGATCAACATCCTGTGCGCCGGCGCATTTTCGCCTTGATTCTCAAGGAAAGCCTGCAAATGCGCCGCGACCCCAGCAGCATTGCCATCGGGGTATTAATGCCGGTCATGCTGGTGTTATTGTTTGGCTATGGCTTGTCGCTGGATGTTAAAAGTGTACCGATGGCTATCGTCATGGAAGCGCCTAGTCCGGCAGCCACCGAACTGATAGCCGGACTGGAGCTGTCGCCTTATTTTCGGCCGCGCCGGGTATTGACCATGCCGGAAGCCCTGGAACTGATGAATCAACGCCAGGTGGATGCCATTTTACGCTTGCGTGCGGATTTTGACCGGCAGCTGGCGCTGGGTAATGCCGAGATAGAATTACTCCTGCACGGAGCTGATGCCAATTATGCGCGGCTGGTGCAGGCTTATGCGGAAGGGGCTATCAATCAATGGGCGCAGCGGCGCTTTAATGAAGGCCAGCCCAGCATTCTGGGGCCGGTCAAAATTGAAGCCAGACTCTGGTATAACACAGCAAATAACAGCCGCTACTTTTTGGTGCCTGGGCTGATTGTGCAGGTGATGACCCTGATTGGTGCTTTTCTAACGGCCCTAGTGATGGCACGGGAGTGGGAGCGCGGTACTCTGGAAGCCATGTTTGTTACACCGGTGCGGGTCGGGGAAATCATGATAGGCAAAACCGTACCTTATTTTCTGCTGGGCCTGTGCGGTTTGGCATTATGTCTGCTGTCGGCCAAGTATTTGTTCGATGTCCCGGTGCGCGGCTCGGTAGCTTTGCTGGCGCTGGCATCCATGCTCTATCTGCTGGTATCTTTAGGCATAGGCCTGCTGATATCCTCGGCGGTAAAAAATCAGTTTATCGCCAGCCAGATTGCGGTGCTCACCACGTTTTTACCGGCCATGATGCTGTCCGGTTTTATGTTTGACCTGCGTAGCCTGCCGGTATTTGTACGCATGATTACTTATTTAGTGCCGGCCAGGTATTTTGTCGATTTACTGCAAACGCTGTTTCTGGCCGGGGATGTCTGGGCGGTGATTTTGCCTAATACCGCCGTGCTGATTGCTATGGCGGTATTCTTTCTAGGCTTTGCCACCCATATTACCCACAAACAACTGGAATAA